The segment CTTGGACCTCATAAGGAGCCCTTCCCCTAACCTAACAATTATGGAATACCTCTCTTTCAAAAACTCTTAAAAGAGAACCTCCTGATCTTCTACCTTCCTCAGAGCAAGGACAAGGTGGAAAATAATCTGATCTGCAAGTTCAAGGCATGGGTAGAGTCCCATAACATCCTCCAAATAAAAGTGTTGCTCTTGCCCTGCCACAGATGACGTGCTGACTTTAGGGACAGAATTCTAAAAGCAGTGAGTAGACATGCCAGCCTCTAGAACAGACCACGAAAGACTCTCAAAATGAGATTGTAAGCTTCCCATTTGAGACTAGGAAGTATCCAAATAGAGGTTAACTATTGTTCCTATCAAGGAAGGAGAAATTATCTCTAGAATTACACATTTTAAATGAGGTGAATTTTTTATTTCAGCCTGGAACAATATCCTTCAGAAAAGCCATTGACTTTATATGAGTAATATAACTAATGTTTTATTGGTAAATTATAATTTTCCTCTAAATAGATTATTTTAAGGGGTTGACTACATTATTAGGTGTTATTTTTATGATGTCCTTAagccaaaatgctttccaaagtACAAATCTCCATATTTATAAATgagctaaatagaaaaatatgaCTTTTCAAAATTTGTTTCGAAGGCACttgttttttcaaaaaaagttatTTCCTAAAACAAGGTATACTGGCATTTAACAACTATGCACATACATTTTACTCTAATTTCATAATTGTACTAATTTTCCATTGTAGGGATAATAAAACTATATTGTTAAATGAAACCTTTCTTTTTGTGACTTATTTGTGGAAAACTTTGCCCTCAAAACAATAATAACCTTTGCATAACTTTCTTAAAGTCACATTAGTAGAGCAAATGTAGTTATCTCTGGAAGCTCAATTGTGATTGGTACCACtttgatgaatgagaatatgCTAAATTACCTGCCCTATCCCCCTACAGAAAACAAttcttttgggaaaagaaaaccCGTTTGCAAAAATGATACAGAGGATCAAGCCAAAGGTCTCTGTTCCAAAGAGCCATTTTGTagtatggtagaaactgggcaAAGATCAATATCTTAGACTGTAtgccaaaataaattcaaaatgggtacatgattgagatatatacatttagatataaataaataaatataaatagatataaattaTAGATATAAATTTAGATATAGATaaaagcaaactgggagagcaaggaatagtgtagcTATCATGTTTATGGAGAATAGGAACTGCTCTCCCATTCTCAGTCATGAAACagtttgaaatgaaaatataaccACCCCTACATTTGGTAAGTGTTATAATATGCTCACTTTAATGCCTTTTGGTTCTAACTGTGGAAACAATTCTTATGAGTGTATATGTTTACTACAAATGGTAGCCTTATGTCATACTCTTCAACCGATCTTTCAGCTTGTGGTTTGCTTTTCTAGGGCTGAGTCCAGTGAGCTGTCATAAGGCAAGAAAGCAACGCATGACCCGGTGCCACAATGACAAGGCTTCCTCACTCTGTCCTTATCTGGCATTTCGTGGTCTCGGTCACTCTTTGTGAGGTTATGAAATCTTCCTGAATAGTCATAAGAAAGCTCTTCTTTTGGCAAAATATCTCTGGCTGCAAAAAGTGCCAACCTGGGCACCATGGAGTGAATGCGGACAGCGATCATCAATAGATTTGGCTCACAAGAATGATTAAGGAATCTGCCAACGTTCCCTATGTGAGCAGGATCCACAAACGTCTCTATCATCTGGCCATTACGAATGTGCTCTCTGACAGCTATGATGTAATTGAAATCATGCTCTGCTTGTCCTCGGATCCTTCTGCACGCCTCCGCAGATCCTAAAATTTCACCAGCATATTCACAAACAAACCTTCCTTTGGGTATAAACTCCAAGGTGCGGAGTCCCCAGCCTTTCTTCTCAGTCTTGAACACCTGGAGACTGAACTGCAGACCTCTTTGAACCACTCTGTTCTTGCATTGATCACTGCACTGGCACATGACGTTGCATTCGAACACTGGTCTGGCAAATTCTGCTTCACTTTCTATGTCTCTGAGGCGTGAATTTTCATAATTCTCCCCATGAAGGAGACATGAACAAATGGCAGGGAGGCAAGAGGTTGTGAGACAAGTGCATCCAGGCAAGGTTATTTGACTGGGATCAGCTTCTGCTCCAGGTCCAAGCACATGTTCAGGGGTAtactacaaagataaaaagatacCAGAGGTCAGTGTGGGACATTATAATAAAAGTCTGCAGTTGAGACAAACTCTAACACAAATAGATTTTTTATACTGTTATAAAAAATtatctctcaatttttttttaaagaagtattttctacTTATCTTTAAAGATTTGGGTGACTCTTCTGCAGAGGATTTATACAAAGACATGACTTAGAACTGGACAGCATAAGAAGGTACAGGGAACTGAAATATGTGACATTGGTAGTAACCCATAGTGATGCAAACACAGAGCCATCtaggtatttaatatttctatatttgccattttttcctaTCGGAATATAAAACTCCCCGAGGCCAGGAACTGTCTTGTATTTTCTATTTATAaccttagtgcttagcatagtgtctggcacacagtaagtacttaataaatgctttttcatttgttcaagtGTTAATATCAATGAAAAATTTCCTTTTTGGGGGATATATTCCCAGATTTCACactgaattttaaatttaaattaaaaattaaattaaaattttaaaaaattcctaggTTCTTTAAATTCTTAAATACTCATACTTCTGACATTTCATGCAGGACATAATTATTTTACAATTCAATTTTAACCTTCAGAGGGGAAAATTTGGTTATTACATAAATCACCTTTTCAGTTCAGTTGTTAAAACCAAAAGGCTACCattgtgatttttctttactAGCCATTCAGAAAACAAGTTGTAGAAAGAATGCCATCTATTAATAGTtacaaacagtttttaaaaatggcttATCTCTAAAAAGGTATAATGGTGAGGGACCAGCTCTCTTTCTGGGGGGGGGTTCATACCTGTGATCTCATCACTGTAGGAACCTCATTCTATAGAAGCCCCTCCAATGATCAGTAAAAAGACAACTCACTGTAACTTAAGACAGTGAGGGCCTGAGTAATTTATCCATGATCACACATGTTGTGTGTCATGAGTAGAACCTGAACTTTTTGGAAGTGCAGAATAATACACGGCTGTATCCAAGTAGTTTCTGTTGTTTctgccttttctgtttctttgtctttatgtACATAGATGGCCCAGAAGAATGAAGGCTGGCTTAGAAAGAAATGCCTTGTCCATCAAATTCCCCTACCCCATCATCGTCTGCAGAGTCTATTTTAAAGCTTTTGAATATCAAAAGTAATGTAGGCCAGTGACTAGTGAGGCATTTTAAGAAGTAATGAGAAATTAAACTTTATCATTTTTGGTGAAAGTTTTTGTGAAGAATTCTTTTGAGTCTACTTGTTCTTTCTAACTCTCTCTTTCCTAAATACTGTATAATTCACTGAGCCAAAAAATGATTTTACGACATAATCATCTCCTTTTAAAATCATGCCTGACTTCTTACAATTCTGTAACTTGCAGAAAAGCATATCAGTCCTTGGTGAATAGATTTGCATTTCATTGCACAGAGATGAAAAAGCAGGACTTAACTTTgatctcctaattttattttcaccaatttcttttcttcttcagatttTGGTGAATGAGGATATATTTTATAGGGTTGCAATCTTAGATGAAATCCTCAGGGATTGTGATTACATTTGGTAAACAAAGTAAAGCAAAAGAGTCTTAGGCCTCTCAATTTATAAAGGAGGTCTTTCATGTTTTTGAGATGTTTCATGTTTAAAGAGAATTATTTTTCCTTGCTATATCTAACCCTAAGTATTCTCAGGGTGATATAATTGTTTAGAAATATATTAATGTGGAGTTCAGTAGACTTAAAAATACTAAATTatctatttaattttcaaaatcagaatgttAGCCCTTTGATAGAGGAACTAATCTTAATAGTATATACTAAACACTGATAAGATATAAGAATTGTTATATTGGAAAAACCATCTTGTTTAACAGAACCacttagaaaaagaaacacaactgATATTATTGTACCTGTTTACAAAATAGTAGAAACCCAAATAGCTGTGCATCTTTTAATCCAAGAATCTCAAAGTAGTAAAAAGAGCTTGaagcatttctcatttttttgttagAAATGAACAAACCGAAGCATTGACTTGACATTTAACACACACCTCCTATGGGGTAGGTGCCAGGGATATATGTAAGGGCAAAAGAAGCTCCCCTTCCAACGCAGGAGGCAACATTAGAACTACTATGTAAAACGGGATAAATTTTGATCACCCACAGGTGGAAGGCGGCAGCATCAGGGGGATctagaaaggcttcttgaagaaagtggtATTGtacctgggacttgaaggaagccagcgaCACCAGATGAGCACACAGTAATCTGGGCTACAGGGAGACCAAGTGGACATGAGCAGCATTTAggggaaggaaaccaggaagtcCTGACTTCGAGTCCTATCTCAGTCACTCACTGTGgagccctggacaagtcactgtctcagattactcatctgtaaaatgaagatattagacttgatgatctctaaagtccctcctagctctaaatctacggcTAATGAACATCTCAGTTTATTAGGATGGTTGGGAAAAGAAGTATATTTTCGTTAACTGATAGTTAACACATTTATTAGGGAAGTTTTTTGGGACAAAGAAATACTGGACAGAATGTACAGACTGTATTTTCAGATATAGATAACTATATTGGATGGTCTTTCAATTATGCATTGTTCAGAAATTCATCACTTTATCAATCACATATCTTTGTTTTACTGAGTACCTATAATGCCAACATACTTTGAAAATTTAAAGCTGTTCATAATAATCTGTCTAGAATAAAActaaagagaaaagtaaattccttttctaaaattttaagcTAAAAAGTACTTTGATCAGAAATCTAGAACTAAAGGTGGTtcagagaaataaggaagtaCTTGTTAAACTACATAAAACTATAAACCCTGAGTTGTTCCTCTATTCCTACACAGCAAAATAAGCTTAGGCTGAGCTCAGAACGAACCAGTCagacattcaataaacatttcagtGTTTATgatatgacaggcactgtgctgaacagttaggatacaaagataaaaacgtGGGCCTTGCTCTCAAACTCACAT is part of the Notamacropus eugenii isolate mMacEug1 chromosome 3, mMacEug1.pri_v2, whole genome shotgun sequence genome and harbors:
- the LOC140497541 gene encoding histone-lysine N-methyltransferase SETMAR isoform X1, whose product is MSKEQPEASSGRQRDVGRGLENLPISSWPEGEEPEFQYTPEHVLGPGAEADPSQITLPGCTCLTTSCLPAICSCLLHGENYENSRLRDIESEAEFARPVFECNVMCQCSDQCKNRVVQRGLQFSLQVFKTEKKGWGLRTLEFIPKGRFVCEYAGEILGSAEACRRIRGQAEHDFNYIIAVREHIRNGQMIETFVDPAHIGNVGRFLNHSCEPNLLMIAVRIHSMVPRLALFAARDILPKEELSYDYSGRFHNLTKSDRDHEMPDKDRVRKPCHCGTGSCVAFLPYDSSLDSALEKQTTS
- the LOC140497541 gene encoding histone-lysine N-methyltransferase SETMAR isoform X2, with the protein product MLPSLVPSHVCVSRPLCAFPELRVGEYTPEHVLGPGAEADPSQITLPGCTCLTTSCLPAICSCLLHGENYENSRLRDIESEAEFARPVFECNVMCQCSDQCKNRVVQRGLQFSLQVFKTEKKGWGLRTLEFIPKGRFVCEYAGEILGSAEACRRIRGQAEHDFNYIIAVREHIRNGQMIETFVDPAHIGNVGRFLNHSCEPNLLMIAVRIHSMVPRLALFAARDILPKEELSYDYSGRFHNLTKSDRDHEMPDKDRVRKPCHCGTGSCVAFLPYDSSLDSALEKQTTS